The proteins below come from a single Tigriopus californicus strain San Diego chromosome 3, Tcal_SD_v2.1, whole genome shotgun sequence genomic window:
- the LOC131877853 gene encoding uncharacterized protein LOC131877853: MSPPTRVNAGGASAGGVGHSSTSAGSAQDLFHALHPRRLIPELCHLFYHQGWFSGTGGGVSIKQGSNIYVAPSGVQKERLEHDDLFLLKGDGSIAQSPPQEKNLSLSQCTPLFMNAYQERNANAVIHSHGKYIVLASLIYTGPEFRIKNLEMIKGIHHPLENRAFRYDEEIIVPIIENTCFEADLKDSMLDAMKRYPTSNAVMVRRHGIYVWGKSWQQCKAMAECYHYLCEMAVEMERLGINEYTHHNEAIVPTVLSKPITPVTPKAESTPAPNSTATVPDTPKTPVAKDNGTTSNGGTPHNKPAASPKKTPNTEGKAKLNGVKGGKVTKPKNNKQQGNKWNNRKSPAGARGGPGGPGGSGGPQMGGVPSPWGPPIPGLMGMGPMMGPMGPMMPPHPGMFGPGGPSSGGQNSGGRNGRGGGRGGGSGRGRGSKKQGGATTPKNTNDKNKTPNQRGGGAKGRGRGNKLGMSKNTIMNY, encoded by the exons ATGTCTCCGCCCACTCGTGTCAATGCGGGCGGTGCCTCTGCCGGAGGTGTGGGTCATAGTAGTACGAGCGCGGGCTCGGCTCAGGACCTGTTCCACGCGCTCCACCCTCGCCGCCTCATCCCGGAACTATGCCACCTGTTCTACCATCAAGGCTGGTTTTCCGGCACCGGAGGAGGCGTGTCCATCAAACAAGG GTCCAACATTTACGTGGCACCCTCTGGAGTACAAAAAGAGCGTTTAGAGCACGACGATCTGTTTCTGTTGAAAGGGGATGGCTCCATTGCCCAAAGCCCGCCCCAGGAGAAGAATCTGAGCCTCTCACAATGCACGCCCTTGTTCATGAACGCCTATCAAG AGCGCAACGCCAACGCCGTGATCCATAGTCACGGGAAATACATCGTTTTGGCTTCTCTCATCTACACGGGACCCGAATTCCGGATCAAAAATCTCGAAATGATTAAG GGAATTCATCATCCTCTGGAGAACCGCGCATTCCGATACGATGAAGAGATCATCGTGCCCATCATTGAGAACACGTGTTTCGAGGCCGATCTCAAAGACTCCATGTTGGACGCCATGAAGCGATATCCGACCTCCAACGCCGTCATGGTTCGTCGCCATGGGATTTACGTGTGGGGAAAATCTTGGCAACAGTGCAAAGCAAT GGCGGAATGTTATCACTACCTCTGCGAGATGGCTGTTGAGATGGAGAGACTGGGTATCAATGAATACACACACCACAACGAGGCCATCGTTCCCACGGTCTTGTCCAAACCAATCACGCCAGTGACGCCCAAGGCTGAGAGCACACCAGCTCCCAATAGCACCGCAACAGTCCCGGATACGCCCAAGACTCCCGTTGCCAAGGACAACGGAACCACGAGTAACggcggaactccccacaacAAACCCGCGGCCAGTCCCAAGAAGACCCCCAATACGGAGGGCAAGGCCAAGTTGAATGGCGTCAAAGGAGGGAAAGTGACCAAACCCAAGAACAACAAGCAACAGGGCAACAAGTGGAATAACCGAAAATCCCCTGCCGGAGCTCGTGGAGGACCCGGGGGACCTGGGGGCTCAGGTGGGCCGCAAATGGGAGGTGTGCCTTCGCCTTGGGGTCCACCAATTCCTGGTTTGATGGGTATGGGCCCGATGATGGGACCTATGGGCCCGATGATGCCCCCGCATCCCGGCATGTTTGGACCGGGCGGGCCATCCAGTGGCGGACAAAATAGTGGCGGGCGAAATGGAAGAGGGGGTGGGCGTGGAGGTGGGAGTGGGCGCGGACGTGGGAGCAAGAAGCAAGGAGGCGCCACTACACCCAAGAACACTAATGACAAGAACAAGACTCCGAATCAAAGAGGCGGCGGAGCCAAAGGAAGAGGGCGGGGCAACAAATTAGGGATGTCTAAGAATACAATTATGAATTATTAG